In Setaria italica strain Yugu1 chromosome IX, Setaria_italica_v2.0, whole genome shotgun sequence, the genomic stretch GGGTATGCAGAATCGAAGACCTACAGCTACAACCGGATCAGTGACACCTACATATCCAAATAGGATGTACCCTAGCTCCCGGCCTTACACCCAGTATGGGAACTCAATAAAAACTGGTCTTCCTTATGGCAGTAACGGTTATGACTCCAGGTTATATGGTCGATGGGGTCTTGGTATGGACAACAGGTACAGGCCCAGGGGTCGTGCTAATGGATACTATGGTTATGGCAATGAGAGTCAGGATGGAACAATTGAGTTAAACAGAGGTCCTAGATCTGGCCGTTTCAAGAACCAGAAATTATATGGTCATACTGTTTCTATTGCTGTGAAAGGGCAGAGCCTTCCTTCTGGCGAAAGCAAGAATGATAGTGCCCTACCTGATCGAGCACAGTTCAACAGAGATGACTTCCCTGTTCAATACGATGCTGCAAAGTTCTTTGTCATTAAATCGTACAGTGAGGATGATATCCACAAGAGTATTAAATACAATGTGTGGGCAAGCACCACCAATGGAAACAAGAAGCTTGATGCTGCTTATCAAGAAGCTCAGTCAAAGGGCTCTGCGTGCCCTATATTCTTGTTTTTCTCGGTATGGGTCCTGTCAATCAACATTTCTTATTTCATTATGAATGTATGAGTTTATTTTCTTTGACTGATATGGCCTTCATGTTGAAATTTCAGGTGAATACAAGTGGCCAGTTTGTTGGTGTGGCTGAAATGACTGGTGCTGTTGATTTTGAGAAAACCCTTGAGTACTGGCAACAGGACAAGTGGAATGGTTCCTTCTCTCTTAAGTGGCACATTGTCAAGGACGTGCCTAACAATATGCTGAAGCACATCATCCTAGAGAACAATGAGAACAAGCCTGTCACTAATAGCCGTGACACACAAGAGGTAAGCATTCTCCAGACTTTATTTCACTGGCTTGCAAAAATGGTGGTGTCTTTATCTTTTTTGGTCAATTATTCAGATACACCTTGAACAAGGCCTTCAGATGCTCAAGATATTCAAGGAGCATGTCAGCAAGACCTCCATCCTGGATGACTTTGCCTTCTATGAAAGCCGGCAGAAGTTGATGCAGGATAAAAGGGCTAAACAGCAGCAGATCCAAAAGCAGGTACGTTCGCACTAAATACGTGCTTACTAATCAGTTCGAGGCTCCAGCACCTTGCCAACTTAATTAACCTGTTTTTCTAAAATACCTCTGCTGTGTCTGTCTTAAATCACTCAGGTCTGGGACAGCAGGGCTCCCGTTTCTGTCACAACCGGTGAGCTGCAGGAAGTCGCTAACGGGAAGCCAAAGCCATCTGTACCAAACGGTGTCAACGGAGAGGTGAAGGCTCCTACAGAGAACGTCACTGCTCCCGCTGTTTCCTACGCTGCAAAGGTGGCCCAAACAGCAACCGAGAAGCCCGCCCTCGCCAATGGAGTTGCCAAGACTGGCTAGCTTGATTGCAAAACCGATGTTCCATAGCTAGCCGTGAAGATGGTCGGACAACTCAACCGAAGTGTGGGGTCCCAAGGAACTGGTGATCTAGCAAGGGCTACCTGTGGAACTGGAAGCATGGCCCCGAGAGCCTTGCTTGGTCGCGCCTACTGGAGAGCAGTTGGGCTAGCTGTTAGTTTTTCCCCTAGTTTCTCTTTTGCCGTATTTTCTCGTTTCAGTTTGCTTAGCTCCAGGACTTTCGTAATAGTACCATCCTCatcatcaggaaaaaaaaaaagccagaGACTTCTGTGGCCGGACAAAATGGATTGCGGAGGCCATCTGGCTGGGTGCGTGTTGCGTAATTGGGTCTTTGAGTTGAGTATACCCTTGTCTTCGTCGTTGTCGTCGTTATATTAAGTGGATCTGAATGAAAGTGGGTTAGATTGGAGTAGTAGCTTTCCTTTGATGGCTTTGATTATAGCGTAATAGCCGTTGCTTTTTCGGTCCGTCGTCTGATGATGGTGCTGAATTCGGTTCGGTGCTCCACTACCGCTTAGCCAGGGAGGGGAGTTGTTGCCAAGATGACGAAGCAAAGCGGCCACCTTTGCCGTAGTCTGCTTTGCTCGCGTTGCATCacttttgttgtttgaagttaTCACCACTTCCAGTTCCAGCCCTGAATTCTGAGGTCCCTGCCTCTGGCTCACTGACGGTCGGTAGTTATGAACTACTGATGCGGTCGGTAGTTCTGAGAGGTCGTCGCGCCTTACCTTGATTTCTCTGATAATGTGGTGGCCATAGGGACACATATCGGTCCCATCGTGCTTTTGACTGCATTGGCACGGTCGCTCGCCAGACGTACTCGGCAGAGGGAGATATCATACGCTAGGCCGCTAGGGCCCAGCCTTCCCTGCACTACCTGTCCTCCCATAGTCTCCGGATCAGTGCCGTAAAACACAACTGTGGATGCTTCTACAAAATTTCCAGCTTCATCTtgggccaccgctgccgccgaggCGTGCCCACGGTTGTGGGGTATGATTTGGGCTAGGCTATGTTCGCTTGGGCTGGATCGGCCAGGACTGCGGCCCACGGTGGCGGATTCGAAAGAATCCGAGCCCATTGAAAATAGTCGGCGCCTTGAAAGAATCCAGCCTAGGCTAGGCCCAGTCTGGCCTCGGCTCACCGCACCCAACGcttccttcccctcccccgcccgcccgcccgtccgGGAAAACAAACCTCCAATTGGAACGAACCCTCGCGAGAAGCTGCGGCAACAGCAGCGGGCGATCCCTGGTTcctgcggcggcgacgcggcgggcgGCTGCCGAGGCGGCGCGACTCATACGCgacggcaacggcaacggccACACGCCGCTCTCCATTTTAAGTACTCTCTGCCAGTATTACTTTTTTGTGATCATTGGTAGATGGTTTTATTTATGTTCCCTGTTCTTATGCTCAAACGCTTTCAGGTACTACATGTGCTACTGTTCTGACAAAGGCTATATTCACTGAGGGTTGCAAGTCTGTAACGGCTGGAATGAATGCCATGGATCTGAGACGTGTTATCTCAATGGCTGTTGATGCTGCGGTTAGAAACCTAAAAGGCATTGCGAGAATGATTAGCATATCAGAGGAAAAAGCACAGGTAACTGTTGAATAGCAACAAGTCAAGAACACTCTAAAGAGCTTAGCATTTTATGAATCTTGTCACATGTACCAATATATTTTGAATTATCTTTGGCAGTTCCAAGGGTTCCAGATATGATTTACACACTCCCATAACTTCCAGTACACTTAGGTTGTTTATGTGCTCAATTTGGAACATATTTGCATTTTCTTTATCCCACAAAGGATTGTTATCAttgattttttatttcttttataactAGCTGTGCTGGGAGAAGATTTCTATATCAACTTTTCTCAGAGGATTTATTTCTAGTGTGCTATATTTTGTTTATGAACCATGAAATCTTGATAGGATGTCAACACACTCTATAACGAGCTTGAAGTTGCGGAAGGCACGAAGCTCAACAGAGATTACAGCTCCCCGCACTTTATTAACAACCAAAAGAACAAGAAACGTGTAAGTATATCCttgatttcttgtttttcttctgcagTAACTTCAATGTGTTTTTATTATATCTTTAATTTATCTGTTGTAGGTATTAAATGATCCCTTGATATTGGTACATGACAAGAAAATATCAAACATGCACGCGGTGGCCAAAGTGATGGAGTTGGCTATGAAGGTATTTCTTTAATTGTTTTTTTTGGGCTGGCTGATGTTGGAATGCACTGATCTCGATTACAATCTATTTGTTCTCCTGGGCTCACGACTGATGTTTGTTTTGTTGTGACCTCAATTACAATCTGAGATGCCAATGATCTATTTTTCTGCTTCAACAGAAGCAAAAACCTCTTGTTGTTGCGGAAGATTTAGAAAGTGAAGCGTTCTTAGCAAGCTTTGTGGAGGTGTTAAGGTTGGCTCTAATTTGACA encodes the following:
- the LOC101767723 gene encoding uncharacterized protein LOC101767723 isoform X4, whose translation is MAAVTPPPAPAPAAPAPAASAAAATAPAAVPVADQTTDLLQKLSLDSQPKAADATEPAGAKKGAAASQPLSVSIPPERSITPVLQDFMDPNLFYLPAYYYGGYDGSMNEWDDYPRYLNQDGVEIAPAVYGDIYGYGYAPYGAYSPASSPVPTVDGQMFGAQHYQYPTAYFQPPTPVPSTTQGDLQSSVNPEKPAAKTDPAKTTTNGVPNGTAHSNSGTVPLASSHQNSSLTPDGTYRAPLLGGVPSAGYLDTTYGYDSTGAHFAWYDGSAYANGQQRSTTTNHMPTSTFNANGSSARNQTKSSTAPQMGMQNRRPTATTGSVTPTYPNRMYPSSRPYTQYGNSIKTGLPYGSNGYDSRLYGRWGLGMDNRYRPRGRANGYYGYGNESQDGTIELNRGPRSGRFKNQKLYGHTVSIAVKGQSLPSGESKNDSALPDRAQFNRDDFPVQYDAAKFFVIKSYSEDDIHKSIKYNVWASTTNGNKKLDAAYQEAQSKGSACPIFLFFSVNTSGQFVGVAEMTGAVDFEKTLEYWQQDKWNGSFSLKWHIVKDVPNNMLKHIILENNENKPVTNSRDTQEIHLEQGLQMLKIFKEHVSKTSILDDFAFYESRQKLMQDKRAKQQQIQKQVWDSRAPVSVTTGELQEVANGKPKPSVPNGVNGEVKAPTENVTAPAVSYAAKVAQTATEKPALANGVAKTG
- the LOC101767723 gene encoding uncharacterized protein LOC101767723 isoform X2 — translated: MAAVTPPPAPAPAAPAPAASAAAATAPAAVPVADQTTDLLQKLSLDSQPKAADATEPAGAKKQGAAASQPLSVSIPPERSITPVLQDFMDPNLFYLPAYYYGGYDGSMNEWDDYPRYLNQDGVEIAPAVYGDIYGYGYAPYGAYSPASSPVPTVDGQMFGAQHYQYPTAYFQPPTPVPSTTQGDLQSSVNPEKPAAKTDPAKTTTNGVPNGTAHSNSGTVPLASSHQNSSLTPDGTYRAPLLGGVPSAGYLDTTYGYDSTGAHFAWYDGSAYANGQQRSTTTNHMPTSTFNANGSSARNQTKSSTAPQMGMQNRRPTATTGSVTPTYPNRMYPSSRPYTQYGNSIKTGLPYGSNGYDSRLYGRWGLGMDNRYRPRGRANGYYGYGNESQDGTIELNRGPRSGRFKNQKLYGHTVSIAVKGQSLPSGESKNDSALPDRAQFNRDDFPVQYDAAKFFVIKSYSEDDIHKSIKYNVWASTTNGNKKLDAAYQEAQSKGSACPIFLFFSVNTSGQFVGVAEMTGAVDFEKTLEYWQQDKWNGSFSLKWHIVKDVPNNMLKHIILENNENKPVTNSRDTQEIHLEQGLQMLKIFKEHVSKTSILDDFAFYESRQKLMQDKRAKQQQIQKQVWDSRAPVSVTTGELQEVANGKPKPSVPNGVNGEVKAPTENVTAPAVSYAAKVAQTATEKPALANGVAKTG
- the LOC101767723 gene encoding YTH domain-containing family protein 2 isoform X3, producing MAAVTPPPAPAPAAPAPAASAAAATAPAAVPVADQTTDLLQKLSLDSQPKAADATEPAGAKKGAAASQPLSVSIPPERSITPVLQDFMDPNLFYLPAYYYGGYDGSMNEWDDYPRYLNQDGVEIAPAVYGDIYGYGYAPYGAYSPASSPVPTVDGQMFGAQHYQYPTAYFQPPTPVPSTTQGDLQSSVNPEKPAAKTDPAKTTTNGVPNGTAHSNSGTVPLASSHQNSSLTPDGTYRAPLLGGVPSAGYLDTTYGYDSTGAHFAWYDGSAYANGQQRSTTTNHMPTSTFNANGSSARNQTKSSTAPQMQGMQNRRPTATTGSVTPTYPNRMYPSSRPYTQYGNSIKTGLPYGSNGYDSRLYGRWGLGMDNRYRPRGRANGYYGYGNESQDGTIELNRGPRSGRFKNQKLYGHTVSIAVKGQSLPSGESKNDSALPDRAQFNRDDFPVQYDAAKFFVIKSYSEDDIHKSIKYNVWASTTNGNKKLDAAYQEAQSKGSACPIFLFFSVNTSGQFVGVAEMTGAVDFEKTLEYWQQDKWNGSFSLKWHIVKDVPNNMLKHIILENNENKPVTNSRDTQEIHLEQGLQMLKIFKEHVSKTSILDDFAFYESRQKLMQDKRAKQQQIQKQVWDSRAPVSVTTGELQEVANGKPKPSVPNGVNGEVKAPTENVTAPAVSYAAKVAQTATEKPALANGVAKTG
- the LOC101767723 gene encoding YTH domain-containing family protein 2 isoform X1, with the translated sequence MAAVTPPPAPAPAAPAPAASAAAATAPAAVPVADQTTDLLQKLSLDSQPKAADATEPAGAKKQGAAASQPLSVSIPPERSITPVLQDFMDPNLFYLPAYYYGGYDGSMNEWDDYPRYLNQDGVEIAPAVYGDIYGYGYAPYGAYSPASSPVPTVDGQMFGAQHYQYPTAYFQPPTPVPSTTQGDLQSSVNPEKPAAKTDPAKTTTNGVPNGTAHSNSGTVPLASSHQNSSLTPDGTYRAPLLGGVPSAGYLDTTYGYDSTGAHFAWYDGSAYANGQQRSTTTNHMPTSTFNANGSSARNQTKSSTAPQMQGMQNRRPTATTGSVTPTYPNRMYPSSRPYTQYGNSIKTGLPYGSNGYDSRLYGRWGLGMDNRYRPRGRANGYYGYGNESQDGTIELNRGPRSGRFKNQKLYGHTVSIAVKGQSLPSGESKNDSALPDRAQFNRDDFPVQYDAAKFFVIKSYSEDDIHKSIKYNVWASTTNGNKKLDAAYQEAQSKGSACPIFLFFSVNTSGQFVGVAEMTGAVDFEKTLEYWQQDKWNGSFSLKWHIVKDVPNNMLKHIILENNENKPVTNSRDTQEIHLEQGLQMLKIFKEHVSKTSILDDFAFYESRQKLMQDKRAKQQQIQKQVWDSRAPVSVTTGELQEVANGKPKPSVPNGVNGEVKAPTENVTAPAVSYAAKVAQTATEKPALANGVAKTG